TCGCAGAGTTAGGTCTGCCAATGATGGACAGAGAGGGAGCATTACGACTGATTCTTCTCCAATTAACACCATAGGGTTTTCAACTCCATCTAATAGGCGAGGCACAGACGGAAGTTCTGATGAGTCCGATAGGTTGTCAAGGATGAGTCCTTCAGGTTTGTCGACATGCTCTGATAGTGCCGTTGAACCAACACTGACCCCAATTTCGGTTCCCGAGAGCAGTGAGAATACATTAGATTTGACTTTTAGTAGCCTGGTTATAAAGGAGGATCATCATCGTTTATCGCCACCAAGTGTACTGGtacaaaatattcttttttctctttcaGTATTATTTGTGCCTGCTATGAAGCATGTTCATACTGTGTGTTGACTTTAGCAAATGATGCGACGCTTTTACTTTTGAGatttcgatcgataaaatatCAACGCCAAAATAACGCTGGTGCTTTTATTAATGTGATTGAACACTAGCAGGATGGTGGAGTAAACGATACGGTATATGACCAACTTGAACAGGCTATGTCTGAGGCTAACAATGCTACTCGACATGCATATCAAGAAACTTTTAGGCGCGGAAAAGCTGAAAAAGATGCCATTGAAGCTATACGCAGGGTAAGTGTTCTGTTCTTGAGTTTGTCTGTTAGGATATAGCTACTTGATGCGTGCTCTAATCCTTTTCGATGTTTGAACCATCTAATGAACAGGCTAAAACATCTGAAAGCTTATATACAGAGGAGTTGAATCTGAGAAAAATGGCGGAGGAAGAATTAAAAAGGGAAAAAGAAGAACTTGAGAAAATGACGAGCCAGAGAGACAAAGTTAAGGAAGAACTTCAACTTGCTGTGGATTTGAAGTCATCGCTAGAGAGTCAACTTGCGTCATCTGAAGTTATGATACAGGAGTTGGAGAAGAAGATTATATCTGCTGTGGAGCTGTTACAAAGCTACAGGAATGAACGAGATGAATTGCAGATACAGCGCGATAATGCATTGAGAGAGGCTGAAGGTCTTAGGAAAAAACAAGGAGAGGGCTCGAGCACTCATGCATCTCAATTGTTCTCGGAATTCTCCTTTTCAGAAATCGAAGAAGCAACGAGTAACTATGATCCATCCCTAAAGATCGGAGAAGGTGGAtatggaaatatatataaaggcgTCCTCCGTCACACCGAAGTCGCTATAAAAATTTTGCACGCCAATAGCATGCAAGGACCCTTGGAGTTTCAGCAGGAGGTGAGGATGGCTTGACCATTGATAATAATTTTTGCGTGTAGCATTTTTTTGTTGTCTTAACGCTCCGGTTATTAGGGAAAGGATAATGATGATACAAATTATTAATACGAAAATGGATAATGATTTTGACACCGTTTTGTGGTTTTGTATCAGGTGGATGTATTGAGTAAGCTAAGGCACCCCAATCTGATCACTCTTATAGGAGCGTGCCCGGAATCCTGGTCTCTCGTCTACGAGTATTTACCAAACGGAAGTCTTGAAGACCGTCTTGCATGCAAGGATAACTCACATCCATTATCATGGCAAACACGGATTCGCCTTGCTGCAGAGCTCTGCTCCGCTCTCATCTTTCTTCATTCGAGTAAACCCCATAGCATAGTGCATGGTGACTTGAAACCCTCCAATATCATCCTGGATGCAAACCTTGTCAGTAAGCTTAGTGACTTTGGAATCTGTCGCATATTATCAAATCTCGAGAATTCTAGTAATAACAATACGCTGTTTTGGAAAACCGATCCAAAGGGAACTTTTGTATACATGGATCCTGAATTCCTTGCTTCTGGCGAACTCACTCCAAAATCCGATGTTTATTCATTCGGAATCATATTATTGAGATTGTTGACTGGAAGACCAGCCTTAGGAATAACTAAGGAAGTGAAATATGCTCTCGATACAGGAAAGTTAACATCTTTATTGGATCCTTTGGCCGGAGATTGGCCATTTGTGCAGGCCGAGCAGTTGGCTCGGTTGGCTTTGCGGTGCTGTGAGATGAGTCGGAAGAACCGGCCGGAGCTTCATTCAGATGTATGGAGGATACTTGATTCAATGAGAGCTTCTTCTGGAGGTACAAACTCCTTTGGTCTAAGCTCTGAAGGACCTCACCAACCTCCTTCATATTTTATCTGTCCAATCTTCCaggtaactaactaactaactagcTCTTCTTTCCTTTGTTTTCCGATTTCACCTCATGCGAAATACTATGATCGACTAACAAAATTTTCTATGATCGTGATCTTCATACAATGCAGGAAGTAATGCGAGATCCACACGTAGCTGCAGATGGTTTTACCTACGAAGCCGAGGCTATCCGAGGATGGCTCGACAGTGGTCACGACACTTCACCGATGACAAACAGCACCCTTGGACATCAGAGTCTTGTCCCCAACCGCGCTCTTCGCTCTGCGATCCAGGATTGGCTTCAAAGTCACTGATCAAGCTTATTACCATCTTTCATTAAACTGTATATCTACCTGtttataacatgtttaggaaagaTACATGccattatgtatttttttttacaaacttctaGCACTTTTGTTTACTATAGTTCTATATAAGTGGAGTCACATTATATACCTATCTGGTCTAAGGTCTTGTATAGGTTAGATAACCACGTGGTTATCTGAAGTCATTgtataaatacatatataaactatatccaaacagtatttttttttgtgtgaTTATCTCTTTTTTTTGGTAATACTATGTgattatgatttttgaattggAAGGGTGATTGGTTTATGAGCTGCTTGTACGGGTTTCCCAAAAACCAAAATATCTGTGGAATTCATTCAACATCTATATGGTCATGTTGGGAATAGATGGTTGTGTATGATCCTCTCCATTTTCCATCATTTCCATTTCCTCAATTATCATAATTGGAAATTACCATAATTTGAGAAACATAAATATATAGTAGAAAATATATGGGTTTAGTAATTTATTATATACttcacaatatattttttttgacagaaaataaatgatattcattcattcaaatcgatagagtacatcgttgcaatacaaattcaaaatcgccaaaaacaaaaaggatgaatctgcgaacaaatccacagcatccatgttaatagcataaaacggcaaattacatatgcctacaaatattaatgtattgactgtattgagatgtccgaatctgtagcgttgacggcaccaaagtcattgattgaatatgcactagatcgaaactaatctttcaacctgaaacaaatgaacaccgcacaaaaacggaaaaacaaaatacccgcacaaaaacggaaaaacaaaaaacccgcacaaagacgagaaatcaaaatacacTACAGAAATAtggaaaatcaaaacaaacggtgacccacgaaatcacaaaaaagacaaaaagaaaaggtgtgaaaatcacttatttaagtaatagataaacaaaaacgatttggaggggtgattttggatcaaaattgatcctaaatcacccctctttgagagagaggaaggaaaaagaagaaaagtgacgGCTAGGGTAGATATACTTCACAATATttgaaaactatagtaatggagagAAGAAATGGCTTCACAATAATTGAAAATTATGTGTGATTAACTATCCTTATTCTCCTTACTTGAACCGTTGTCTAATCTGATTCGGTTTGGACTGATTCGGTTTGGACCAATAAACGGTTAGATCTATAGAATTGAGATAAAATTGTTTCAAGCGCAAAAAACCAAAATAACTGTAAAATCGGGATTGGTTTTGATGAACCAGACAGTTCAAAAAAttaaagataatttttttaatgttttactttattttatttctttgtttaaatctaaaaaattaattatagcaaacatttaaaattgtatatatgaaaaataaagGATAAAATTGAAAGATACGAGACATTATAAATGTAAATATGTTTGTGGACACGGGATAACTGATGTTGGTCTTGGAAGAGATTTAAAAAATTATACTGATGATGAACTTATAGCTTTGAGTTAAGCAATTAggacaaatatataaatattactcTTTAACTAATTTTATGATTTGTCATTAGATCTTACACTGCATTCTTATTTTGTAAACTTGTTTATTAGTATCGTATTTATTTaagaattttattttacaaattaagatataaattaattttattaggatatttaataatatatttatttattttcttagtttaaatttaatatacggCTCAATCACGGTTGAACTGATTGAATCGTGACCTATATATTTTAACGGTTCTTTTTTCGATTCGGTTTTTAAAATATTGCTCAAAatattacattacctcattaagtgcatgtttggattgacttttACAAGTCTAAAATGCACTTTCAATCTACTTCaacttaaaaattgattttttttcttttcttgtttggatatttttctaaaattaattcTTCTCTTCCAAAAACAATTCTAATAAAAACTACCGTTCCTAAGGAATTCCTTGCCTCACACTTGAGGGTGTTGGAACAGTTGCAAAGTGATCCATTTACAAGAATTCAAATAGAGTGATCAAATATCGTTTAGTTACAAGTGTTTTACTTtcctaaaaaacattaataaataaaagagcaCTTGTTTCTTGGTGCTTGTTCATTGCTAATATAACAATATCTTGTAAAACATATAAATATTAAGCGACACAACAATAGTACAATTCATTCGTGGTGTAATATGCCAGCATTCAACATTTGAAGTTGTCATTTATATAAGATTTGAAATTTTCGAATTGTTGTGCATATATGGTACTTCAACAATTAAAATTAAGGAAAAtgcaaaaatgaaaaataagaaatgtaagaataaattccaacCATTTATTATCACTACAACTCCATGATTCTTATTAAAAAGAAAGTTAAATTTAAAGTTAATTTAAAATTCACCATTAAAATAGTGACACAtattcattcttgcatttcttctacAAATTGCTTCATACTAAATAGCACTACTCTAAaattatagaaataaaaaaaggaaaatgctaattgttaagaaaacataaaaacaagaaagacaggaataaatctcaaccatttatTATCACccccatgattcctattaaaaaggaaattaaattaaaaataaattaaaatttttcctATAATATAGTGACATGTGgacattcttgcatttcttctccaatttccttcgtactaaatagcattactcATAAAAAAAATAGCATATTTTTAGTGATTTGGGATTCAttacaaaaatcttccaattgaagaaaaaaaaacatataaatttttttccaaaaataaacACTAACTAAACACATTCTAACAATTCATAAATTCAAATGCCGAGCTGAAATTCAAAATCCATGTCATTTagataaaaaaatgcaataactcattttttattttttcttgtcaCTCGTCAGAGTGATTTCGCCGGAAAAAAAAAACTCTGTTTATTTGAATTGAACCTTGTACTAGATGGTGAGGATGAGGACAATGACATTGACAGAGGCAAagaaggtgatgatgatgatatttcaattaattcaacacGTGGGTAAGAATACTTGTTTTATATTCCTCTAAGAGCACTCACATTCGTGCTTTTTGAGGGTAGTAACACATTTACCAATGCAACAATATCAGAGTAGTATggatattttcaaatttaaaggGTAGTAATAAATGGAACCGTTGCATTGTTTTATCACTGTGGTTtagtaataaatattaatatttatgtgTTGGTGGAGTATCAAACAATGCATATTTAATTTGTTCAATTTTTATTAACTCATTCATGTTTATTTGAAATGCATTTCTCACTTCAACGATAATAAATATTACCGTTCAACatctcatttttttttaaaatttatttatttatttttagtataaatatgaATGAATCAATTCATTCATTAATCAAAATTTTAGTTCATATTTACTCTAAATTACAGCAATTTATTGTATCTCTATTAGATTATATTTCTATCCATTTTAGTTTTCAATGAACCCCAACCACAATAATTTTTTGTCTAATTTTATGCAAAATAATAGCAATTCTCCTTCTATTCCAATTCCATAAAACAACTCATATTTTGATAATGCATCTCATAACTCAAATCAACTTCATAatcaaaaatttccaaaattcTATTTTTATTCCAAATCCACAAAATAACCCACATTTTGGAAATTATCCATATCATACACCACCTTACCCATATCAATATCAACAATTTTCATCTCAATCAACCAATCCCACCATATCTCATCGAGTTCAAATAGTTGGTAGTGACATGCAATCTAATGATAAAGAGCTTGAATCACCACAAGTTCTCACTCAAGGTGGGTCAGAAACTATTAACCTTGGTGAAGAAATTGGCTCTGTTCCTATTACGAATACACCAAAAACAAGATTCCAACCAAAGGAGGATGAAGTTCTTATTCAATCTTGGCTCAATATTTCAAAGGATTCAATTGTTGGAGTTGATAAAAAAAGGAGATTGTTTTTGGAAGAGGATTTGTGAAGCTTACAACAAGCACCGCGACAAGAATTATCAAGAGAGGAATTTGTTGGCACTAAAAGATTAATCTATCTGTTCAAAAATTTGTTGGGTGCTACAAACAAGCTTTGGCTGCAAAGAAAAGTGGGAGCTCTGAGATAAACATCATTTCAGCAGCACATAATATCTATTACCAAGATGAACATGAAAAATTCACATTAGAGGAGGCATGGAGATTACTGAAGGATGAACCCAAATGGCTCGCAGGTTCATCGGAACCTTCTGCAAAAAGAACAAATAATTCAATTTCAGAggcatattcatcttcttctaatCCACCTACACCAACAAGCAGCGAGTATAATCCACCATCACCTACTTTTTTATGTCGTCCAATTGGCCAAAAGGAAGGAGAAAGAAAAGTTTGTAGAAAGTTCTAACCCCAAAGTCGAATTTAACACATTGAAAATTGGTTTCGATAAAAAATTGGAATTAATGTCAGGGTTTGCACGTGATTATGCACATATAGAGAGTGAAAAGGTTGAGATAGAGAAAAAAAGGTCGAAGGAGAAATGCAAAGGGCCGAGAATGAAAAGGATAGATTGAAGATTAATGATTTGCAAATACTCTCAAAAGATACATCAAATATGAATCTAAGACAGCTGCAAGCTCATGAATTATTGTGCGAATTGATTAGCAAAAAATATGGACTTAATTGATAACATGTATGTTAGATCATTTTTAGATTACTTTAGATTAtcgttttatgtatttttttaacttagctATTATGTATGTTGGATTTAATTGAGATTATTATGTATGTTGGCATATTATTCAAACTAGCTGTTATTCAAACTGAATATAATAAGATGCAAACTAAATTTCACAATCACTCTtaacttgtttcttttttcattcattaTCAAACTTCACTTAACATGGATCCTTCCAACCCTTCTCACATTGCAAAAAtgttcatggattatatgaatgatGACATGGATGAAGAACTTGTGAgactttattttgaaaataaagcgCAAGAAGAAACTGCAAGCTCTAGTAGGCCTAGACGCCAAAGAAGGAATATAGAAAGGAAACGTGAAGAAGGATATGAGCGTTTATTCAATGATTATTTTTCAGAAGCACCAGTATACACAGATGAACAGTTTCGTCGAAGATATCGAATGCATAAACATTTATTCCTTCGCATCGTTGAAGCTCTTAGTCAACATGATGAGTATTTTCGGCTTAGAGTTGATGCAACTGGAAGATCAAGTCTTTCACCGCTACAAAAGTCTACTGCAGTTATTCGTATGTTAGCATATGAAGCATCTGCTGATAGTGTGGATGACTATTTGAGAATTGGTGAAACAACAACACTAAAATGTGTTGATAAGTTTACAAGGGGTGTGATCAGTGTATTTGGGCCACAATATCTGCGAAAGCCAACCGCCGAGGACATTGAACGCCTGCTACAAATGGGAGAGTCTCGTGATCATGGTAAACCCACTATTATGCTTGAAGCAGTTTCTTCACAAGACTTATGGATTTGGCATGCATTCTTCGGGATAGCGGGTTCAAGCAACGATATCAATGTGTTGAACCAATTTGATGTCTTCAATGATGTTATGCAAGGGCGAGCTCCTGAGGTACATTATACAATCAATCGCACTGAATACAACATTGGTTATTATCTATCAGATGGAATTTATCCTGAATGGGCCACATTTGTGAAAAGCATCCCAATGCCACAAGGGGATAAGAGAAAATTGTTTGCCCAACATCAAGAAGGCGCAAGAAAGGACATCGAACGAGCATTTGGAGTTCTCCAATCTCGATTTGCGATCATACGTAACCCAGCTCGATCTTGGCACTTGGATGCACTAAAGCGTATAATGGATACATGCATCATATTGCACAACatgattgttgaagatgaacgCGACACATATGGTGGCAATTTTGATTATTCTTATGAGCATTAAGGCAATGACCCGACTGCACCACCAAATGATTCTAATAATGATTTTCAGGAGTTCCTACGTAGAAGACACCATGTTCGCGACAAAGAAATTCATCGACATCTTCAACAAGACTTGATAGAACATATATGGGAACGTTTTGGGCATGaaaataatcaaaatttaaaattattttaaatgtttaCTATATTTTCTACTAGTAGTTTATTTTGGcgtttatgaattttttaatgtattttcatataatttattggTGTTTAttgaatatgtttttatttaatcaaatttatttgtttaatataaatatttatatattaatgtaaaatttgaaatatattgTGAGATTAGTAGGACCTATTGTAAAATTTTAGATGAGTAGTATGGATATTTAGAAATTGTAGTTGAGTTGCTTAAATAATTGGAAAGtgtgaaataatatattatactAAAGGAGCCTCATTTATACCATCAAATTGAATGACATGGATGTGGATGCTCTAAGGGTGTGATAGGGGTATTTGATGGGTTTTGAGTAGGACTCGCAATTGGATCCATTAAACTAAAATCCATCCGATCCATCCACTAAAAAATCCATCCACCACATACAAAATAAGTTAATGGACGGATTAAATCCATCCATTTATATTCATagatccaatccatccaacacattttgataatccaacgaattatttttattttatactttaaatttttttaaaaaaataattaaaatagttttttttcaaataataaaatttgaaaataccAAAAACCGAGTTTcttcataaaatttaaatatcgagtttttttcgaaaaaatgaaaaaaaaatcaagttattttgaaaaaacgaaaaaatcgaattttttcgaaaaacgaaaattcgagttttttcagaaaacaaaaaaaatcgagttttttcagaaaaacgaaaattttagttttttcggaaaaacaaaaaaatcgagttttttcagaaaaaacaaaaaacgagttttttcggaaaaacaaaaaatcgagttttttccgtaaaaaagtcgagtttttttcgggaaaaggaaaagtcgagtttttttcgaaaaaacgaaaaaatcgagtttttttggaaaaacgaaaagtcgggttttttttcagaaaaatgaaaaagtcgtattttttcataaaacgaaaaaatcgtgttttttcggaaaaacaaaaagtcgagtttttttcggaaaaacgaaaagtCGAGATTTTTCGGGAAAttgaaaagtcgagttttttcggaaaaacgaaaaaagtcaagtttttttcggaaaaacgagaAGTCGAGTTTTTTTCATGAAAACGAAAAGTCGACTTTTTctcggaaaaacaaaaaaatcgagtttttttcgaaaaagtcAGGTTtctttcagaaaaacaaaaaaatcgagttttttcgaaaaaatgaaaAGTCGAGTATTtttcacaaaaacaaaaaaaaaactttttttttcgaaaaaagaaaattaaaattttttcggaagaacaaaaaatcaatttttttccagaaaaaaaaattagagtttttttcgaaagaacaaaaacaatattttagaatatttaaattatattttttatgaaatttaaaaaaaaataagaatttttttattattttatggatggatgaatatccatccattagaaatatgataatggatggatttaattctttaattgattgattggattggatttttaatAAGAGAGTTTAATGGATTGATAATGGATTAATAGATTGGTTTGGTCCATTCATTAACCATCCAATTCATATTCATCCAATCCattcattttgccacccctaattttgAGTGTTTGGAGGGGGTGgtgtcttttatttttatttgaccatatcattcatcattgtcGTCTTGATCCAATTACGTACATACCTACATAATCATTAGGTCAAGTTGAAGTTGTGGATTTAATTTAACTATcaaattgatgattttctttTATGGGACGCTTAGCTACATGGCCAGAGGTATCATCTATGATCAAGGTTCTATCATGATATTTATGCGGTTTGGCTATCAATATTGGCAATCATTGGTTTTTTCCATCCATTAAGGATTCAACTCATTCTCATTCCTGGTGGTACAAGTTAAGGTTATTGAGTTTGGATTCAACATCAAATGGTTAGAAGTTTGTTTGATTTGGAATTTGAATTTAAAGGAAAACAAAACTATATAGGTTCATATATAGATATTGAACTGGTCAAACCAG
The sequence above is a segment of the Vicia villosa cultivar HV-30 ecotype Madison, WI unplaced genomic scaffold, Vvil1.0 ctg.005465F_1_1, whole genome shotgun sequence genome. Coding sequences within it:
- the LOC131642633 gene encoding U-box domain-containing protein 33 isoform X2, whose amino-acid sequence is MAVVTTPVPATIQRTGSMSSVREVGGEIEEEPNTAVVDEAIYVAVSKDVKESKVNLIWAIQNSGGKRICILFVHVPATMIPLMGAKFPASSLKEQEVRAYREIERQNMHKTLDEYLRICYRMGVRAEKLHIEMDNIERGIIELISQNGIRKLIMGAASDRNYSRRLMDLKSKKAIYVCEQAPASCHIQFICKGHLIHTRDRSLNERSLEVASPLVQQVPNSVRSLRSQSITLGQIPTTDSFGSIQELFRRVRSANDGQRGSITTDSSPINTIGFSTPSNRRGTDGSSDESDRLSRMSPSGLSTCSDSAVEPTLTPISVPESSENTLDLTFSSLVIKEDHHRLSPPSVLDGGVNDTVYDQLEQAMSEANNATRHAYQETFRRGKAEKDAIEAIRRAKTSESLYTEELNLRKMAEEELKREKEELEKMTSQRDKVKEELQLAVDLKSSLESQLASSEVMIQELEKKIISAVELLQSYRNERDELQIQRDNALREAEGLRKKQGEGSSTHASQLFSEFSFSEIEEATSNYDPSLKIGEGGYGNIYKGVLRHTEVAIKILHANSMQGPLEFQQEVDVLSKLRHPNLITLIGACPESWSLVYEYLPNGSLEDRLACKDNSHPLSWQTRIRLAAELCSALIFLHSSKPHSIVHGDLKPSNIILDANLVSKLSDFGICRILSNLENSSNNNTLFWKTDPKGTFVYMDPEFLASGELTPKSDVYSFGIILLRLLTGRPALGITKEVKYALDTGKLTSLLDPLAGDWPFVQAEQLARLALRCCEMSRKNRPELHSDVWRILDSMRASSGGTNSFGLSSEGPHQPPSYFICPIFQEVMRDPHVAADGFTYEAEAIRGWLDSGHDTSPMTNSTLGHQSLVPNRALRSAIQDWLQSH
- the LOC131642633 gene encoding U-box domain-containing protein 33 isoform X1; the encoded protein is MAVVTTPVPATIQRTGSMSSVREVGGEIEEEPNTAVVDEAIYVAVSKDVKESKVNLIWAIQNSGGKRICILFVHVPATMIPLMGAKFPASSLKEQEVRAYREIERQNMHKTLDEYLRICYRMGVRAEKLHIEMDNIERGIIELISQNGIRKLIMGAASDRNYSRRLMDLKSKKAIYVCEQAPASCHIQFICKGHLIHTRDRSLNERSLEVASPLVQQVPNSVRSLRSQSITLGQIPTTDSFGSIQELFRRVRSANDGQRGSITTDSSPINTIGFSTPSNRRGTDGSSDESDRLSRMSPSGLSTCSDSAVEPTLTPISVPESSENTLDLTFSSLVIKEDHHRLSPPSVLQDGGVNDTVYDQLEQAMSEANNATRHAYQETFRRGKAEKDAIEAIRRAKTSESLYTEELNLRKMAEEELKREKEELEKMTSQRDKVKEELQLAVDLKSSLESQLASSEVMIQELEKKIISAVELLQSYRNERDELQIQRDNALREAEGLRKKQGEGSSTHASQLFSEFSFSEIEEATSNYDPSLKIGEGGYGNIYKGVLRHTEVAIKILHANSMQGPLEFQQEVDVLSKLRHPNLITLIGACPESWSLVYEYLPNGSLEDRLACKDNSHPLSWQTRIRLAAELCSALIFLHSSKPHSIVHGDLKPSNIILDANLVSKLSDFGICRILSNLENSSNNNTLFWKTDPKGTFVYMDPEFLASGELTPKSDVYSFGIILLRLLTGRPALGITKEVKYALDTGKLTSLLDPLAGDWPFVQAEQLARLALRCCEMSRKNRPELHSDVWRILDSMRASSGGTNSFGLSSEGPHQPPSYFICPIFQEVMRDPHVAADGFTYEAEAIRGWLDSGHDTSPMTNSTLGHQSLVPNRALRSAIQDWLQSH